In Xenopus tropicalis strain Nigerian chromosome 5, UCB_Xtro_10.0, whole genome shotgun sequence, one genomic interval encodes:
- the grk7 gene encoding rhodopsin kinase, with amino-acid sequence MCDMGGLDNLIANTAYLQARKNSEGDAKELQKRRKSLSLPPPDVSRKEIKETITLDYQSICVEQPIGQRLFKDFLATVPEYKLAEEFLEEVKDWELEEGSAKEQLMEKLVSRRFKEPAEGSLNFLGKDLSSRIQKGQSKDMPELIMLAKEAGTAFLMDAPFQDYQNSSFYDRFLQWKAFERQQITQKYFYEFRILGKGGFGEVCAIQVKNTGQMYACKKLDKKRLKKKNGEKMALLEKEILEKVHSPFIVSLAYAYETKSHLCLVMSLMNGGDLKFHIYNVGEKGIEMKRVIFYSAQICCGILHLHSLKIVYRDMKPENVLLDENGNCRLSDLGLAVKVKEGKPITQRAGTNGYMAPEILTDEDYSYPVDWFAMGCSIYEMVAAHTPFRDPKDKTSKEELKRRTLEDEVGFQHQNFTEEAKDICRLFLAKKPQNRLGSRTNDDDPRKHSFFKSINFQRLEAGMVDPPFVPDPSVVYAKDISDIADFSEIKGIEFDDKDAKFFKRFATGAVPISWQKEIIDTGLFDELNDPSREASGGGGNSGEKSGVCSIL; translated from the exons ATGTGTGACATGGGAGGACTAGATAACCTTATAGCCAACACAGCCTATTTGCAGGCTAGGAAAAACAGTGAAGGGGATGCGAAGGAACTGCAAAAGAGGCGCAAAAGCCTGTCTTTGCCTCCACCTGATGTCTCCCGTAAGGAAATTAAAGAAACAATTACCTTGGACTATCAGAGCATCTGTGTGGAGCAGCCCATTGGCCAAAGGCTCTTCAAAGACTTCCTGGCTACAGTGCCAGAGTATAAGCTGGCCGAGGAATTCCTGGAAGAAGTAAAAGATTGGGAGCTAGAGGAAGGCTCGGCCAAGGAGCAGCTCATGGAGAAGCTGGTGAGCAGAAGGTTCAAGGAGCCTGCTGAAGGAAGTCTTAATTTCCTGGGGAAGGACCTCTCTAGCCGTATCCAAAAAGGCCAGAGCAAAGACATGCCAGAACTGATTATGCTTGCTAAAGAAGCAGGGACTGCTTTCCTCATGGATGCACCATTCCAAGACTACCAGAACAGCTCCTTTTATGACCGTTTCCTACAATGGAAAGCATTTGAGAGACAGCAAATCACCCAGAAATACTTCTATGAGTTTAGGATTCTGGGAAAAGGTGGCTTTGGTGAG GTGTGCGCCATCCAGGTGAAGAACACTGGTCAAATGTATGCCTGTAAAAAGCTGGACAAAAAACGACTGAAGAAAAAGAATGGGGAAAAAATGGCCTTGCTAGAGAAGGAGATCCTTGAAAAGGTCCACAGCCCTTTCATTGTCAGCTTGGCCTATGCCTATGAGACCAAATCCCACCTGTGCCTGGTAATGAGCCTTATGAATGGAGGAGACCTCAAGTTTCATATCTACAACGTTGGGGAAAAGGGAATTGAGATGAAGAGGGTTATTTTCTACAGTGCTCAGATCTGCTGTGGGATCCTGCACCTCCACTCACTGAAGATTGTCTACAGGGACATGAAACCAGAAAATGTTCTCTTGGATGAAAATGGCAACTGCCGGCTTTCTGACTTGGGGCTTGCCGTTAAAGTCAAAGAAGGCAAACCCATAACCCAGCGG GCTGGAACTAATGGCTACATGGCTCCCGAAATCCTTACGGACGAGGATTATTCCTACCCTGTAGATTGGTTTGCCATGGGGTGTAGCATCTATGAGATGGTTGCGGCTCACACCCCCTTCAGAGACCCAAAGGATAAGACCTCCAAGGAAGAGCTGAAAAGAAGGACATTAGAAGACGAGGTTGGGTTCCAACACCAGAACTTCACAGAAGAGGCAAAGGACATCTGCAGGCTATTCCTAGCCAAGAAACCACAAAACAGGCTTGGGAGCAG GACCAATGATGATGACCCAAGGAAACACTCCTTCTTCAAATCAATCAACTTTCAAAGGCTTGAGGCAGGGATGGTCGACCCCCCATTTGTACCAGACCCTTCTGTGGTCTACGCCAAAGACATCTCAGATATTGCTGACTTCTCTGAGATCAAAGGAATTGAATTTGATGACAAAGACGCTAAGTTCTTTAAAAGGTTCGCAACAGGGGCTGTACCTATCAGCTGGCAAAAGGAGATCATAGACACAGGACTGTTTGATGAGCTCAATGATCCATCCAGGGAAGCATCAGGCGGAGGTGGGAACAGTGGTGAAAAGTCAGGGGTTTGCTCTATTCTTTAG
- the rnf7 gene encoding RING-box protein 2 — MAALREEHGASGPKMFSLKKWNAVAMWSWDVECDTCAICRVQVMDACLRCQAENKQEDCVVVWGECNHSFHNCCMSLWVKQNNRCPLCQQDWVVQRIGK, encoded by the exons ATGGCTGCTTTGCGGGAGGAGCACGGAGCGAGCGGACCCAAGATGTTCTCCTTGAAGAAATGGAACGCGGTGGCGATGTGGAGCTGGGATGTGGAGTGCGATACGTGCGCTATCTGCAGGGTGCAGGTCATGG ATGCCTGCCTGCGCTGCCAAGCTGAGAACAAACAGGAGGACTGTGTGG tggTGTGGGGAGAATGTAACCACTCCTTTCATAATTGCTGCATGTCCCTATGGGTAAAGCAGAATAACCGCTGCCCATTATGCCAACAAGACTGGGTGGTGCAGAGAATAGGCAAATAG